CTTGAAGAGGGCGTCGTACCAGTCCGTGTTGGGATGGGTGAGAGGTGCGGAGCCGTCCAGGAATTGTTGAAGGTCGACGTCCGAGTACGTGGGAGGTTGTCCGCTGTGGAGATCAAAGACGTTGGTGGCGTAGGCGAAGTCGTAGGCGTCCGCCATTTGTGCCAGGCGAGTGGGCGACACGAAGCCGTGATTGTAGGTGTAGGTGATGCGGGGCTCGCCCAGGGCTCCGCGCTTGGTGGTGACCAGAATGACCCCGGCGGCGGCGCGGGCGCCGTAGATCGCAGCTGAAGCATCCTTGAGAACCGTGATGGAGGCGATGTCGTTGGGATCAAGCCGATCAAGGCCGTCTCGCCCAGGTACTCCGTCGACCACGACGAGAGGGGAGTTGTTGCCCATGGAACTCTTGCCTCGTACGAGAATAGACACGCCGTCGCGACCGGGTTCGCCACTTCGCTGACTGAAGGCAATGCCCGGGAGGCGGCCGGCCAGTGAGGCGGCGAGGTTGGAGGCAGGGCTGGCCTGGATTTCGGCTCCCATGGTCTGCGCTATGGCGCCGGAAACCACCGTCTTCTCCTTGGAGCCGTAGCCGACAACGACAATCTCTTCGTCGACAGCGGCATCCGTTGCCATGCGCACGTCGATGGTGCTGCGTCCGCGCACCGGGAGAGTCTGAGGGAAATGGCCTGGGGACGAAAAGGCCAACCGGGCGTCGCTTGAGAGGCCCTTCGGGGTCTTGGGGACGACAAGCGTGTAGTTTCCGTCGACGTCGGTGACGGTCTTGTGCGGCGTCCCCTTCAGGACCACGGAGATGCCGCCCAGCCCATCTCCGGCTTCGTCAGTGACCGTGCCGGAGATCGATTCGGTGTCGGCGGGGCTTGCCAACAGGGTGGCCGGGCCCAGTAGGTAAAGAGCAGCGGCCAAGGGAGCTAGGCGCCAGATTCGTGTTCCGAGACTTGAAGGCATGTTCACATCAGCTGGGGTTGAGCGAGTCGACGACTCGAGCGACGGAGGCCAAGAGGACACCCAATTCATGAGGGCCGACAACGTACTAAAGGCCCGCCAGAAGCCGGCCGAGGGAGCGGGACAGATTATCGAGTGCCGTCGGGTCGGGCAAGGTCACGTTCAGATGATAGACGCCCTGGTCGTCGCGCTCCAGGCAGTCGTCGAGCCGGCCGCGGATCAACGCGGCAAGTTGCCGAGACTCCTCGGTTTCTGCACTGCCAGGCATCATCTCGCTCAGGAAACCAAACGCTGCGCTGACCAGCTGACCTCCGGCCGAAGCGATCTTCTTGCGCTCGACCAGTGCCCGGACACGTTCCTGCTGTAGCGCCTGTTCGCTGACATCCAGCGGCGCCGCAGGCTTCGCGCCAAGCAGCACTTCCAGGCGGGCCTTCAGCTCCTCGATCCCGCTGGCCAAATCGACGCTTTCGGTTTGCGAGCCCGCGTCGAGAGCGGCGAGCGCAAGCTCGTGTTTGGCCGACAAGGTCGTCAGCAGGTTTTCCTCGATCGTCTCCTCGGTCACCAGTACAAAGACATGAACCGGGCGCTGCTGGCCCATGCGGTGGGCACGGGAAATGCGCTGCTCCAGCACCGCCGGATTCCAGGGCAGGTCCACGTTGATCACGGTGTCGGCCACCTGCAGGTTCAGTCCCGTGGAGCCCGCGTTGGTCGTGATGAAGGTCTTGCACTCCGGATCGTCGTGAAAACGTTGAACGAGCCGCTGCCGGATCTTCTGCGGCACCGAGCCGTCCAGCCGCACGTAGCTCAGCCCGTGTCGCGTCAGGATGGGCTCGATCAGGTCGAGCATCGTGGTCCATTCCGAAAACAGGATGATCTTGCGGCCTGCTTCCGCCCCGAGCCGGCCGATCAGCCCATCGAGCTCCTGCAGCTTGCTGGAATAGGACGGTTGCTGCTTATCCACCAGGAAGGTGCTGTTGGCCACCATGCGGCACATGAGCAGTGCTTTCCGGAGGCGCAGCAAGTCCATCTCGGAGACGTAGGGCTTGCGCACGATCAAGCTGACTACCCGCATGTTGCTCCCGTGGACATCGAGCTGTTCCGCCGTGGGCGTGATACGGATGATCTCGGTAGTCCGCGGGGGCAGGTCTTTCATCACAGACTCGCGCGTGCGGCGCAGCAAGACCGGTTTCAGACGCTCACGCAGCTCGCCGAGATTCTTGTAGCCCAGCACCCTGCCGCCGTCGTCCACCACCCGATGCCGGTTGAAGAAGCGAAAGGCGGGTCCCAGGCGGCGGTCGTCGATGAAGCCTACGACCGAGTAGAGCTCGCCGAGGTTATTCTCGAGCGGCGTACCCGAGAGCACCAGAGCGAAGGGCGAGCGCAGTCCCTTGATCACCCGCGTGGTCTTGGCTTCCCAATTCTTGATGCGTTGACCTTCGTCGAGGATGATCAGATCCCAACTCGCCCGCTCGATGGGCTGGATGTCCCGCAGCACCTGCTCGGGGTTACAGATCGTGAAGAAGCACCGGCTGTCGTACTGCTCGGCTCGCTCTTTCGCGCTTCCGATCACGAGCTGGCACTCGCGGTGCGAGAAACGAGCGATCTCGCCTTTCCACTGCGACTTGAGCGACACCGGACAGATGATCAGCACCTTGCGAACGCCGGCTTCTCGGGCCAGCAGCTCGGCCACGCCGATGCCCTGGATGGTTTTCCCAAGGCCCATGTCATCGGCGAGGATCGCCCGTCCCGCGCCGACCGCAAACGCGATTCCATCGAGCTGATACGGCAGCAGGTCCATCCTGAGGAGGCTATTGCGCAACGGGTGCCGGCACGGGTCCTTGCGGATCTCGACGACTACGTTCTCAAGCCGCTCCCGGAGCAGACGCCGCTGGATGTACTCCTCCGCGTCTGGATAGACCGTGACCTCGGTCCCGAGGGCCTCGAGCTTCTG
This genomic stretch from Pseudomonadota bacterium harbors:
- a CDS encoding DEAD/DEAH box helicase yields the protein MTSRNGSTLTLKDRLSRLTFQQACRILGPEARRLIMQGGKIEIGDFSEQVSLSADAFRVLLPQATVAISLADDRRQGLRFCCTGCEVACEHAGLAFSLILEEKTTLGLAAPPRVRTPVESLGERELVERAIKERSERARAEKMQLSSSDPKRLWTDYTVTSRESGKTYRLALRGWELGESYCSCPDFRNNTLGTCKHILHALGKLERRFPARVRRRPYQRNSISVHLRYGGQIELRMGLPDELARPVAKLVAPFRGQPIEDIRSLLRSLQKLEALGTEVTVYPDAEEYIQRRLLRERLENVVVEIRKDPCRHPLRNSLLRMDLLPYQLDGIAFAVGAGRAILADDMGLGKTIQGIGVAELLAREAGVRKVLIICPVSLKSQWKGEIARFSHRECQLVIGSAKERAEQYDSRCFFTICNPEQVLRDIQPIERASWDLIILDEGQRIKNWEAKTTRVIKGLRSPFALVLSGTPLENNLGELYSVVGFIDDRRLGPAFRFFNRHRVVDDGGRVLGYKNLGELRERLKPVLLRRTRESVMKDLPPRTTEIIRITPTAEQLDVHGSNMRVVSLIVRKPYVSEMDLLRLRKALLMCRMVANSTFLVDKQQPSYSSKLQELDGLIGRLGAEAGRKIILFSEWTTMLDLIEPILTRHGLSYVRLDGSVPQKIRQRLVQRFHDDPECKTFITTNAGSTGLNLQVADTVINVDLPWNPAVLEQRISRAHRMGQQRPVHVFVLVTEETIEENLLTTLSAKHELALAALDAGSQTESVDLASGIEELKARLEVLLGAKPAAPLDVSEQALQQERVRALVERKKIASAGGQLVSAAFGFLSEMMPGSAETEESRQLAALIRGRLDDCLERDDQGVYHLNVTLPDPTALDNLSRSLGRLLAGL